From one Meles meles chromosome 18, mMelMel3.1 paternal haplotype, whole genome shotgun sequence genomic stretch:
- the LOC123929478 gene encoding EEF1A lysine methyltransferase 2-like, with translation MLQCLILELEMAKFGFSNITGIDYSPSAIQLSGSIIEKEGLSNIKLKVEDFLNLSTKLSGYHICIDKGTFDAISLNPDNAIEKRKQHVKSLSGALNVKGFFLITSCNWTKEELLDEFSEGFELFEELPTPTFSFGGRSGNSVTALVFQKR, from the coding sequence ATGCTTCAGTGCTTGATATTGGAACTGGAAATGGCAAAATTTGGTTTCTCTAATATTACTGGAATTGATTATTCACCTTCTGCAATACAGCTTTCTGGAAGTATTATAGAGAAAGAGGGTTTATCTAACATTAAGTTGAAGGTAGAAGACTTTTTGAATCTTTCCACAAAGCTGTCTGGATATCATATTTGTATTGACAAAGGAACTTTTGATGCCATAAGCCTTAATCCTGACAATGCAAttgagaagaggaagcagcatgTGAAATCCCTGTCTGGGGCGTTGAACGTGAAAGGCTTTTTTCTAATAACCTCTTGTAATTGGACCAAGGAAGAGTTGCTAGATGAATTCAGTGAAGGATTTGAACTTTTCGAAGAGCTGCCAACTCCCACGTTCAGCTTTGGAGGCAGATCTGGAAACAGTGTAACGGCATTGGTTTTCCAGAAAAGGTGA
- the MEIOC gene encoding LOW QUALITY PROTEIN: meiosis-specific coiled-coil domain-containing protein MEIOC (The sequence of the model RefSeq protein was modified relative to this genomic sequence to represent the inferred CDS: deleted 1 base in 1 codon), with amino-acid sequence MEVRGGDTCPTPHPAGPREGLEPKVAFRGGANRCWNLGADPSSRLTDVFNSVMLTGSTSFYDCYKSQSEDGVDLRQTYTPLSSSTECSSSVDSSLFYAPWSTYGDDIKQPSNSQINVKTRIQTERNDYGSETDLYGLVSNILEEQDKSQPYFAEGTCSSNLKSVWPMNTSRFADHHDLLTETKRPIDTAISQQAFYSGESVPAVEKQYLHNSNLTPQQKIDELYHGFTGLDLEEQWMYPSRSDHSYCYNIQTNDTAKTTFQDYPFVKNCFTSQTGLSDIMKESGVDTYPYGREKICAKGLEAPLQQKRAEMFLSQFNRYNENTDYCRYPEYVHPNKAKLNKCSNFSVQDSKKLANGAPETPTVEADTYTKLFQVKPANQKKMEETIPDQQNFTFPKTTPHLTEKQFAKEAAFTADFGLKSEFGLKPHTACPANNDFANVTEKQQFTKPDPPNSEYFKSVNLLPNSATSSGGINLNRPTWMNVQTKNNTPIPYRNQGNLMKLNSHLSVASKGSNHSSDFPQLSSTNLTPNSSLFQKYCQENPSGFSGFDFSYNGAERIQSVNHMEGLTKTGEENLFESVTDKKIKQPNGFCDNYSAQQYGIIENVNKHNFQAKPQSGHYDPEEGPKHLDSLSQNTYQDLLESQGHFNSHRQGSGDNNINSRVNRTQASCFSNNYMMGDLRHNQSFQPLGSNGFPLRSTHPFGHSVVPLLDSYDLFSYDDLSHLYPYFNDMMYGDNSFSGFVPTFGFQRPIKTRSGPASELHIRLEECYEQWRALEKERKKTELALAKNYPGKKVSSTNNTPIPRLTSNPSRVDRLIVDELREQARVVTLLGKMERLRSSPLHANISTALDRHLESIHIVQSRRKDEIVNASNRQRQGVPRCQDDRDVFALASAIKEMCVATRKARTTLWCALQMTLPKTASTAGQTDVEKALQDIVNCEDKVHENINSSNPMNQRGEANKH; translated from the exons ATGGAGGTGAGAGGCGGAGACACCTGCCCGACCCCTCAC CCTGCAGGCCCGAGGGAGGGACTTGAG CCCAAGGTAGCGTTCCGTGGAGGTGCGAATCGCTGCTGGAACCTCGGTGCCGACCCCAGCAGTAGACTAACGGATGTGTTCAACAGCGTGATGCTGACTGGCTCCACTTCCTTCTATGATTGCTACAAATCGCAG AGTGAAGACGGTGTTGATCTAAGGCAGACCTATACTCCACTTTCTTCATCAACAGAATGTTCAAGTTCTGTAGATTCTTCACTTTTCTATGCACCATGGTCTACTTATGGAGATGATATTAAACAGCCTTCTAATTCTCAGATCAATGTAAAGACCAG gattcaaacagaaagaaatgactATGGCAGTGAAACAGACTTATATGGACTTGTGTCCAATATTTTGGAAGAACAAGATAAGTCACAGCCATATTTTGCTGAGGG GACCTGCTCCTCCAATTTAAAGTCAGTTTGGCCAATGAACACAAGCAGATTTGCAGATCACCATGACCTCTTAACAGAAACCAAAAGGCCAATAGATACAGCCATCTCTCAGCAAGCTTTTTATAGTGGTGAATCTGTGCCAGCAGTGGAAAAGCAATACCTGCATAATAGTAATCTAACACCACAACAAAAAATAGATGAACTTTATCATGGATTTACTGGTTTAGACCTTGAAGAACAATGGATGTACCCCTCACGAAGTGATCATTCTTACTGTTACAATATCCAGACAAATGATACAGCTAAGACAACATTCCAAGATTATCCATTTGTCAAAAACTGTTTTACATCACAAACTGGTCTGTCTGACATCATGAAAGAATCAGGAGTTGATACTTACCCTtatggaagagagaaaatatgtgCTAAAGGTCTTGAAGCACCATTACAGCAGAAAAGGGCAGAGATGTTTCTTTCTCAATTTAACAGatacaatgaaaacacagattaTTGCAGATACCCAGAATATGTTCATCCTAATAAGGCTAAGCTTAATAAGTGTTCGAATTTTAGTGTCCAAGATAGTAAAAAATTAGCCAACGGCGCACCTGAAACACCAACTGTAGAAGCAGACACCTACACAAAGTTATTTCAGGTTAAACcagcaaatcagaaaaaaatggaggagaCAATACCTGACCAGCAGAATTTCACATTTCCAAAAACCACACCACATCTGACAGAAAAGCAGTTTGCAAAGGAAGCAGCATTCACTGCTGATTTTGGCTTAAAATCAGAATTTGGACTAAAACCTCACACAGCTTGTCCAGCTAATAATGATTTTGCTAATGTCACAGAAAAACAACAGTTTACAAAACCTGACCCCCCAAATTCTGAGTATTTTAAATCTGTGAATTTATTACCAAACTCAGCAACATCTTCAGGAGGTATCAACTTAAACAGACCAACTTGGATGAATgtccaaacaaaaaataacactCCTATTCCTTATCGGAATCAAGGTAACTTGATGAAATTAAATAGCCACTTAAGTGTAGCTTCAAAAGGTTCTAACCATTCTTCAGATTTCCCCCAACTGTCATCCACAAATTTAACCCCAAATAGCAGTTTATTTCAGAAGTATTGCCAAGAAAACCCTTCAGgattttctggttttgatttcaGTTACAATGGTGCAGAAAGAATTCAATCTGTCAATCACATGGAAGGACTGACAAAGACTGGAGAAGAAAATCTCTTTGAATCAGTtactgataaaaaaataaagcaaccaaATGGATTTTGTGATAACTATTCAGCTCAGCAGTATGGGATCATTGAAAATGTAAACAAACATAATTTTCAAGCTAAGCCTCAGAGTGGACATTATGATCCTGAGGAAGGTCCAAAGCATTTAGATAGCTTATCTCAAAATACATATCAAGATCTGTTGGAGTCACAGGGTCATTTTAATAGCCACAGACAGGGAAGTGGAGACAACAATATTAATAGCCGTGTGAATCGCACACAGGCATCATGCTTTTCTAATAATTATATGATGGGAGATTTAAGGCATAATCAGAGTTTTCAACCACTTGGTTCAAATGGGTTTCCCCTAAGATCCACTCACCCATTTGGCCATTCAGTTGTTCCACTGTTGGATTCTTATGATTTGTTTTCTTATGATGACTTAAGCCATTTATACCCTTATTTTAATGATATGATGTATGGTGATAATTCCTTTTCTGGTTTCGTGCCAACTTTTGGATTTCAAAGACCAATTAAAACCCGTAGTGGACCAGCCAGTGAACTTCATATTCGACTAGAAGAGTGCTATGAACAATGGAGAGCactagaaaaggagagaaaaaag ACTGAATTGGCCCTGGCCAAGAATTACCCAGGAAAAAAAGTATCCAGTACTAACAACACTCCAATTCCAAGGCTAACCTCCAACCCATCTCGAGTTGATCGCTTAATTGTGGATGAACTTCGGGAACAAGCCAGA GTTGTGACTCTACTAGGCAAAATGGAACGTCTTCGAAGCTCTCCCCTTCATGCCAATATCTCTACTGCTCTTGATCGACACTTGGAGTCCATTCACATTGTACAGTCACGTAGAAAGGATGAAATTGTTAATGCTTCAAATAGGCAAAGGCAAGGAGTTCCTAGATGCCAAGATGACAGAG atgtttttgcccttgcttcagCAATTAAAGAGATGTGTGTGGCTACTCGGAAAGCACGCACTACCCTATGGTGTGCACTGCAGATGACCTTGCCAAAAACAGCCAGTACAGCTGGCCAAACAGATGTGGAAAAGGCTTTACAAGATATAGTGAACTGTGAAGACAAAGTCCATGAAAACATAAATAGTAGCAATCCAATGAACCAGAGAGGTGAAGCAAACAAACATTAA
- the CCDC43 gene encoding coiled-coil domain-containing protein 43, with amino-acid sequence MAAPSEVAAAASGEGDGVSAGFGSWLDGRLEALGVDRAVYGAYILGVLQEEEEEEKLDALQGILSAFLEEDSLLNICKEIVERWSESQNVVTEVKKEDEVQAIATLIEKQAQIVVKPRMVSEEEKQRKAALLAQYADVTDEEDEADEKDDSCASTVNIGSDKSLFRNTNVEDVLNARKLERDSLRDESQRKKEQDKLQRERDKLAKQERKEKEKKRTQRGERKR; translated from the exons ATGGCGGCGCCCAGCGAAGTGGCTGCGGCTGCCTCCGGAGAAGGCGATGGCGTGAGTGCCGGCTTTGGGTCCTGGCTGGATGGACGGTTGGAGGCACTGGGAGTGGACCGAGCCGTTTATGGCGCCTACATCCTGGGTGtcctgcaggaggaggaggaagaagagaagctgGACGCTCTGCAGGGTATCCTTTCTGCTTTCTTG GAAGAAGATTCGCTTCTTAACATCTGCAAGGAGATTGTAGAACGATGGTCGGAAAGTCAGAATGTCGTCACCGAAGTGAAAAAAGAAG aTGAAGTACAGGCCATTGCCACCCTAATTGAGAAGCAGGCACAGATTGTGGTGAAGCCCAGGATGGTGTccgaagaggagaagcagagaaaagccGCCCTTCTGGCCCAGTATGCTGATGTGACCGATGAGGAAGA CGAAGCAGATGAGAAGGATGACTCATGTGCCTCCACAGTGAACATTGGTTCTGATAAAT CTCTGTTCCGAAACACCAATGTGGAAGATGTCCTCAATGCCCGAAAACTGGAGCGAGACTCACTTCGGGATGAGTcccaaaggaagaaggaacaggacaagctgcagagggagagggacaaactaGCCAAGCAGGAGcgcaaggaaaaggaaaagaaaaggacacaAAGAGGAGAGCGGAAGCGATAA